A single genomic interval of Spinacia oleracea cultivar Varoflay chromosome 6, BTI_SOV_V1, whole genome shotgun sequence harbors:
- the LOC110796464 gene encoding BTB/POZ domain-containing protein At3g05675, which translates to MDEAAVDKSGKPTEDQYIKDITVCLRNNEQGTHKIFFFKSSILKEKSKFFAEQLLSPNTGSCIELHCSLVDYDHYVHLLSHLHLPASSLVDSWKSVNSALGVLQVAVSLQCEEIAKTCVDYLEAVPWENNEEEEILRIVPKLGHVVALPILARLKPLDPNSTKNVFLAAVRYAMSISTPCPPFGDEIRISAQEQIEYMLGEDEDTPLVIADDEVKSEIRKGLSQMFSMFQKELASLLSHPPDFSLENSENSILHNLSGLEWLCNLLPKMNLMGDFVSKWVDLSSSILNMVEHPKLESVMFSLKFKLIEITAKVLDAVGYGNVILPSSCRMQLLKTWLPYIQKMKPVLDSVGDEETGFPFRMDEDLCQGIQGAIVSVIVALPSNDQANILADWMESEQLGFPDLTEAFEIWCYRTKSSKRRLVEGLEAVSSGSVSSELSS; encoded by the coding sequence ATGGATGAAGCTGCAGTAGATAAGAGCGGTAAACCCACAGAAGATCAATATATCAAAGACATCACCGTGTGTTTGAGAAATAACGAGCAAGGAACCCACAAAATATTCTTTTTTAAGTCCTCCATTCTTAAAGAAAAGAGCAAATTCTTTGCCGAACAGCTTTTGTCCCCTAACACTGGTTCTTGCATTGAATTGCATTGTTCGCTTGTTGACTACGATCACTATGTTCATCTCTTGAGCCATCTTCACCTTCCCGCAAGCTCACTTGTTGACTCGTGGAAAAGTGTGAATTCAGCCCTTGGTGTTCTCCAGGTTGCAGTGTCTCTTCAATGTGAAGAAATCGCCAAAACCTGTGTTGATTACTTAGAAGCTGTTCCTTGGGAAAACAATGAAGAGGAGGAGATATTAAGAATTGTGCCAAAACTCGGGCATGTAGTAGCCTTGCCTATTTTGGCTCGGCTTAAACCCCTAGATCCAAATTCTACCAAAAATGTCTTTCTTGCTGCAGTTAGATATGCCATGTCTATCTCTACACCTTGCCCTCCATTTGGTGATGAGATTAGGATCTCCGCTCAAGAACAGATAGAGTACATGTTAGGTGAAGATGAAGACACCCCGTTAGTTATTGCTGATGATGAAGTTAAATCCGAGATAAGAAAGGGTCTTTCTCAGATGTTTTCGATGTTCCAAAAGGAACTTGCATCGCTCCTCTCACACCCTCCTGACTTTTCCTTAGAAAATTCTGAAAATAGTATATTGCACAATTTAAGCGGTCTTGAATGGTTGTGTAATTTGCTTCCTAAGATGAATCTAATGGGAGATTTTGTCTCGAAATGGGTTGATTTATCAAGCTCCATACTAAACATGGTTGAACACCCGAAATTGGAATCTGTCATGTTTAGTTTGAAGTTCAAGCTTATCGAGATTACCGCAAAGGTTTTAGATGCGGTGGGGTATGGCAATGTGATTTTGCCTTCTTCCTGTAGGATGCAATTGTTGAAAACATGGCTTCCTTATATCCAGAAAATGAAGCCTGTACTTGATTCTGTCGGTGATGAAGAAACAGGCTTTCCTTTCAGGATGGATGAAGACTTATGTCAGGGGATACAGGGAGCTATTGTTTCGGTTATAGTAGCGTTGCCATCAAACGATCAGGCTAACATACTGGCTGATTGGATGGAGTCCGAACAGTTAGGGTTTCCAGATTTGACTGAAGCTTTTGAAATATGGTGTTACAGAAccaagtcttctaagagaaggTTAGTCGAGGGGTTGGAGGCAGTAAGCAGTGGTTCAGTCAGCTCTGAGTTATCTTCTTGA